In one Rhinatrema bivittatum unplaced genomic scaffold, aRhiBiv1.1, whole genome shotgun sequence genomic region, the following are encoded:
- the LOC115081349 gene encoding olfactory receptor 1G1-like, with protein MDVENMTMVTEFIILGLSDNLQLQIPLFLVFLLIYLITLLGNLVIITVTCADPRLHTPMYFFLSNLSLTDICCISNIVPKLLGIFFSGVKTISYAGCMGQLFVFMGCAGIEILLLTTMAYDRYVAICHPLRYSFILNQRVCVLLVATSWIIGFLNSGIIMVSVTYLSFCDSNKVDHFFCDIVPLIKLSCTDTVGLETVLFFDGILTATPAFFVTLISYTYIISAILRIRSAEGKRKAFSTCSSHITVISIFYSSILCVYLRPNSTYSQEQGRILSVLYTTVTPMLNPIIYSLRNHEVKNALRKAKGKKLMGAHKGIRSVNWVRPMM; from the coding sequence ATGGATGTGGAAAATATGACAATGGTGACAGAGTTTATTATTCTGGGACTTTCTGATAATCTTCAGCTGCAGATTCCTCTCTTCCTGGTCTTCCTGCTCATCTACCTGATCACCCTGCTGGGGAACCTTGTGATTATCACAGTGACCTGTGCTGACCCccgcctgcacacccccatgtacttcttcctcagtaacctctctctcacagacatctgCTGTATCTCCAACATTGTCCCAAAACTGCTGGGGATCTTTTTCTCAGGGGTAAAGACCATTTCCTATGCTGGGTGCATGGGGCAGTTGTTTGTCTTCATGGGCTGTGCCGGCATTGAGATATTACTCCTTACTACAATGGCATATGACCGCTATGTTGCCATCTGTCATCCCTTGCGCTATTCGTTCATCTTGAATCAAAGAGTCTGTGTCCTGTTGGTGGCCACTTCATGGATCATTGGCTTTCTGAATTCTGGGATAATTATGGTTTCTGTCACATACCTTTCATTCTGTGACTCTAACAAGGTTGATCATTTCTTCTGTGATATTGTGCCACTGATAAAACTCTCCTGTACTGACACGGTTGGCCTTGAAACCGTATTGTTTTTTGATGGCATCTTGACAGCAACACCTGCCTTCTTTGTGACTCTTATATCTTACACCTACATCATCTCAGCCATCCTGAGGATCCGCTCTGCCGAAGGGAAGCGtaaagccttctccacctgctcctcccacatCACGGTCATCTCTATTTTCTACTCCTCCATTTTATGTGTGTATCTGAGACCCAACTCAACGTACTCCCAGGAGCAGGGTAGAATCTTGTCCGTACTCTACACGACTGTCACTCCCATGCTGAACCCCATCATTTATAGTCTGAGGAACCATGAGGTAAAAAATGCATTGAGGAAAGCCAAAGGAAAGAAGCTTATGGGAGCACACAAGGGCATAAGAAGTGTaaattgggtcagaccaatgatgTAG